From the genome of Prionailurus bengalensis isolate Pbe53 chromosome D1, Fcat_Pben_1.1_paternal_pri, whole genome shotgun sequence:
CTGTCCATGCCAGGTCCTTTGGCTTTATCTGGATCAAATAACCATTTGTCCTGGTCCATGTACATTTAAACAGGTAAAATTTATGTACATGGAATAAATCATGCCACATCTCTTTCTCCTTGTTCCCTATCATCTTTGTCTTTCACTCATGTTCTTCATGCAATATTATTTTCCAGTCTCTAAGGCATTCGAAATAGCACTGCCTACTTTGGAGTGACATTTCTctttgttgaatcactattttataGCAGTTTTCTGGATAATTTTAGGGGGTACATTAGCAAATacgttttaataatttttatttgctttaatatGTGCTAGAAAACTGTAAATACAACATTAAGCCAACATCAGAGATATTAGTTCTTAGGTCAAAGCAAATGTGAGAATGACACTTAGTGTTTTTCTCATATTGAGTAACTTCTAAATGCAGGTCTCACTTGGTATGCAACACAGAAAAAatcataaactgaaaaaaaaccacatacatGTGCTGAAATTTCACATGCACTgttctagagaaaataaaagttacttatgTATGTTACAGTGCACATGTTGGGGACTTTTGCAAAATAGCTATCGTGTCTATCCTCAAAAAATCATCAACAATATTTAAAGCTCATAAAACCATAGTGAAATGATAATATggtttcaaaaatgaaatgaacgGTGGAATGGGAATGCCATTAGTATGCAGAATTATAGTGAGAAAGTAAATCAAAGTCTATTCAATTAGTTAATCACGGTTTTCTCTGGAGGTTGAGACTAAGGTTGCAAGGGCAAGAAGTAGAGGGTATTCCTTTTATTATAATTCCTTCCAGTTTTTAAGcgaaaaacatttctaaaaaggaTATCCGGATTTCCACTCAAGATCAAACGTTTCTAATGATGCACTGTTGACAGAGTCATAAAGGGGTTGTATATATTTGATAATTGTAGCTAGCATTTGgcacaaaaaaaaatggctacTATATATCTTAGGTTATAACACTTTCTAAATTTGGTTCCAGCTTCAATGTTGGCGGTGAGTCTTGTTTCAAGTCACctcatctaaatttttttttagtgtttaattaagagacagagacagagcgtgagtcagggaggggcagacagagagggaggcacagaatccaaagcgggctccgggctctgagctgccagcacagagccagacataggcctcaaacccacgaactgtgagatcatgacctaagtcgaagtcagatgcttaagtgactaagccactcaggcgccccttaagtcaCCTCCCCTAAAAACTTGGATTTGTCTTACCCATAATGACTTTGGGTTCTAAAATGGGAACAGATGCTGTCTCCAGAATCTCAAGGACTCTTGTGATGTTTCTCCCACAGCATTCTTCCTTCATGGCCAGGATGAACCAACCAAATCAAACAGTGCTAACAGAATTCATCCTAATGGGAATCACAGACCGGCCAGGGCTGCAGGCTCCCTTCTTTGGACTCTTCCTCAGCATCTATGTGATCTCAGTGGTGGGCAACCTGGGCATGATCATCCTCACCAAGGTGGACTCCAGGCTACAAACacccatgtatttcttcctcagACACCTGGCTCTCACTGATCTGGGTTATTCAACAGCTGTGGGGCCCAAAATGTTAGTCAATTTCATAGGTAATCAAAACACAATCCCTTATAACTGGTGCGCCACACAGCTGGCTTTCTTCATCTTGTTCATCATCAGCGAGCTTTTCATTCTGTCAGcaatggcctatgaccgctatatGGCCATCTGTCATCCTCTGCTTTATATGGTTGTTATGTCACAAAAGGTGTGCTGGGTGCTGGTGGCTGTCCCCTATGTCTACagtgcctttctttctctgataATCACCATAAAGATTTTTATGTCATCCTTTTGTGACCATAATGTCATTAGACATTTTTATTGTGACAATCTTCCCTTATTAACTTTGTTGTGCTCAAGCACACGTGACATTGAGTTGATAATACT
Proteins encoded in this window:
- the LOC122482775 gene encoding olfactory receptor 8K3-like; its protein translation is MNQPNQTVLTEFILMGITDRPGLQAPFFGLFLSIYVISVVGNLGMIILTKVDSRLQTPMYFFLRHLALTDLGYSTAVGPKMLVNFIGNQNTIPYNWCATQLAFFILFIISELFILSAMAYDRYMAICHPLLYMVVMSQKVCWVLVAVPYVYSAFLSLIITIKIFMSSFCDHNVIRHFYCDNLPLLTLLCSSTRDIELIILIFSAFNLVSSLLVVLVSYILILMAILSMNSAQGRHKAFSTCGSHMTVVIVLYATLFFMYVQPKSSHSFDTDKIASVFYTLIIPMLNPMIYSLRNKEVKGALRRIWKNLHKLPM